The Lysinibacillus irui sequence CACACGAACGTTTGGATTAAATGCAGCAGCCACTGAAAAATTTGCTTTTTTTCGAAGGGGTTTACCAGAGAAAGAGACCCCTTCATTTAACTGCTTAATTAATTGGATTAGCTCCATCGAGGAGACATCATAAACGCTTGTCGCACCTGGGAAGTCCCCAACTTTTGTTGGATCACCCGTAACAGCTAAGACATCATGAATTCCTAAAGCATTTAATCCCATTAAATGTGATTGCAGACCGATTAAATTACGATCTCGACATGTAATATGTGTTAGAGGACGTACGCCATGTGTATTCTTCAACAATGCTCCCATTGCAATATTGCTAATACGAGGAGAGGCTAGAGAATTGTCTGCCATCATGACTACATCTGCGCCAGCATCATACAATTGTTTTGCTCCTTCAAGGAATCCATCAATTTCTAAATGTCTAGGTGTATCCAGTTCTACAATGACAGATCGTTCACGTTTTACTTTTTCATGAAGAGGCTCATACTTAGGAGGCTCTGCTTCTCGAACGACCTCAATCTTTTCAGGTTTCGCATGCTTTTCATGAACGGGTGATAACTCCTCTAAATATTTTTTTGCTGCCGCTATATGCTTTGGTGTCGTACCACAGCAGCCCCCAATCAAGCGTACCCCTTGATCACGTAGTTCTACTGCTGCTCGACCAAAATAATCAGCCTCCGATTCATAAACGACACGCCCATCTTCTAAGTCAAGAAGTGAAGCGTTCGGATAAGCTGACATAAATGCCTTTTCAGGAAGTTCTACGCCTTCAAATGCTTGTATTGTATGATGTGGGCCAAGCCGGCAATTGACACCAACGATATCTGCACCAAGTGTTTCTAGCTCATGCAAAGCATTATTTAAAGACATTCCATTTTGTAAAACACCAGGCTCATGCATAGATACTTGTGCAATAATTGGTAACATTGTTTTTGCACGTAACATTTTTAATGTTGCAGTTAATTCTTCAAAATCATAATAGGTTTCAAGTAAGAGGCCATCTGGATTTCCTGCAAGTAAAACACTTGCTTGTTCCTCTACAGTCGCTAATATTTCCTCTAGTGTTGCATCACTTTTTCGGATACCACGAATACCTCCTATTGTCCCTAAAACAAATTGACCTCCATCTGCAGCTGCTCGCTTAGCAATTGTAATAGCTGCTTCATTAAATTGTTGAACGCGTGATTCTAATCCATAGCGAGCTAATTTGATGGCATTTGCACCGTACGTATTCGTTTGAATGATGTCAGCACCAGCCGCAATATATTCTCTATGAATCTTTTCAATTAACTCTGGTCTCTGCACATTCATTTCCTCATGGCAATATTCCAATCCATAGCCATAAAGAACTGTGCCTATTGCACCATCCGCCGTCAATACATGCGTGTTTAACTTCTCAAGCAATCCCATAAAACTAGCCTCTCTTCCTATGTCTCTGTATAATAAAAAGCCTTCTTTCATAAAAAAGAAGGCTTTAACGATTCAGCATTGTTGTTCCTTCTCATCTTCGACTCAACGGTCTTCTGGATTTAGCACCTGACAATAAGTTGGTTGCTGAAGCTTCAATGGGCCAGTCCCTCTGCTTCTCTTGATAAGAATTAAGTATGAATTTTTTAAATAATTAAAAGAATCATATCGTTTACTGACGAATGAGTCAAGAGTATTTCACGTAACAAAGTAATTTTTAACTTAAAATCTTAGAAACTGGATAGTTCCTCTGCAAGCTCCTCACCAATTTTTTTCCCATTTTGAATGCAAGCTCCGATACCTACACCAAAATATGAACAGCCTGCTATAGCTAAATTTGGATAGTTTTTGTTCAGTTCCTGAAGCAACCCTTGTAACGCTTCTCTGTGAGCTAAGTCGTATTTAGGCATTTGATCAATCCATTTTGTTACATTTACTACGGTTGGATCCTCTTCTATTCCCAAGCTCTTTCGAACATCCTCTAAAGCAACGGTTGCCAATTCTTCATCAGTCATGGTACGTAGTTGTTCATACGCTGGGTTAATACTCTTATAGAAGAGTCGTACAAGTAATTTATTGTCTCTCGATGTATGCTTCCATTTACGACTTGTCCAAGTTGCTGCATTACAAGTAACGTTAGAATTATGAGAGACAATATAGCCCGTTCCATCTGCTGGCAATTTCGCGTCTGGTACATCGAAGCCTAAGTATATGGTAATGGCTGACGCAGTAGTAAATTGATTAAAATAACGGTTTAATGATTCGTCCTTCATGAGGCTTTGAACAGCTTCATTCGGTAGTGCAAGCACAACATAATCTGCTCCGATATTTTCACCATTTGCTAATGAAATTGTATAGCGGTCTTCCTGTTTTTGAACATGTAAAGTAGCGACACCCTTGATAATTTCAACATTGGTTAATGTTTGCTCAAGTCGATCGATTAAAGAAGTTAAACCATTTTTAAATGATATAAATTTTTTATTGGCAGCTTTAACAAATTGCTCACGGTTCGCATCAAAACCTTTAATGATACTTCCATAATCATTCTTATAATCAATTAAATACGGTAAAGTAGAAGCAATTGAAAGCTGATGTAAATCACCTGAATACACACCTGCTAGAACTGGTGCAATTTGGTTTTTTACTAGTTCCTCTCCTAAATAGTAGGTTAAGAACTCGCCAATTGAACTTTCCTTTGTAAAGCCTTTGTTTGGTAATGTCAAATCCTTTAATGCTTCCTGCTTTCCTTGCTCTGATATTAATGTGCTTTCCTCTAAGGATGCCAAGCTCATTGGAATACCAAATGTAGAATCAGCTGGAATAGCATGTAGTTCATTATTTGTGTAAATATAAGAAATGCCGGTTTCGTTATAAACTAGATTATCTTCAAAATCAAGCTCCTGCACTAGCTCCATAACACCTTTATGGCGAGCGACAATAGAATCAGCACCTGTTTCCATAATAAATCCTTCTTCATATGCCGAATGTAACTTACCACCTAGATATGTATTTTTCTCTACAAGTACTAGACGAACATCTAGATTATTCTCCTTCACTTGACGTTGTAAGTAATGCATTGTGCATAATCCTGTAATTCCGCCACCTAATACAACAACTGTTTTCATATAAACCGCCCCTATTATTAGTTCTTTCTACAGTATAAACCTATTTTCATTGAAAATTGCATTCAACCCTTTACAAATTTAGCAAAAATAGAGCTATCCCTTTAGGAGATAGCTCTAGCCAACATATATATTAATAGGTACTATAGTGTTAATTACGCCTAATACATTGTAGTAAATACTAACCGTCTATACTTTTAAATTTTGCGCAAAGGTCGCTAATTTTTCTGCCGAATTCGTTACTTCTGTAAATGATGTCCCTAACTCACCTAATATACCTACGATTGCTTGTATTTTTGTTGCCATGCAATCATTTTGTTCTTTTGCTTCAGTCATGGCATCTAGTATACTCGTAAACTGGCCTTCTGTTTGCAACATATTTTCCTCACCAGACGCTACTTCTCCTTGAATATTCGTCAAAGAATACTCTAATTTCTCAGTCCGTTCGCTTGTTTTTTTCAATAACAAAGCAACCGCTGTTACCGAATCTTTTGTTTGAATAGATAACTTTCGAACTTCGTCTGCTACTACACTAAATCCTTTTCCCGCCTCTCCAGCTCGAGCCGCTTCAATAGCTGCATTCAAAGCTAACAGATTAGTTTGATTCGCAATAGTAGTAACAACACTCATGATTGTCTCCATTTCTCTAGACATACCTGATAATTGTTCTATATTTTCTTCAATATCATAAAGTGAATGAATAATATTATGCATATTTTGTGATTGATTTTTTAAACGTTCCCGTCCTGCAAGTGCTTCATTTTCAGCTAAAGTCGATACATCAAGCGATTTTTTGGCCAATTTTTTAATCTCATCAGACTGCTTGCTGAGACAGCAAAAAGAATGATTGGTTTCCTGAGAGATTGTGGCAAGCTCTTCAGAAGAACGTACAATTTGTTGTTCAATTGCGACTCTCTCATGCTCCATGCTTTCTTTCATTTCTTCAACAGTATTTTCAAAAGCTTCTAAGACGAGCTGTTGCTCAAAGTTACAAATTTTCGATATAGCTCTTATTGTATTGAACTGATCATAAGGATACTCTATATTTTTTTCAACTAAATCAATAAATGAAATAGATAAATCTTGGAATGCGCAAATATACCATTGTGTTCTTAGTCCAATGTGGACATGTACCTTCGCAATTTTTACACGCCTTAGATAGAACTCCTCATCAATTATTCCATTAAACATTTCGATAATATGCTTCCGTAACGTTACTTTAAGCTTTTCTACAGAACTATGTTGACTAATAATATCTACCAAATGATGCTCTGTTCCTATC is a genomic window containing:
- a CDS encoding protoporphyrinogen oxidase — its product is MKTVVVLGGGITGLCTMHYLQRQVKENNLDVRLVLVEKNTYLGGKLHSAYEEGFIMETGADSIVARHKGVMELVQELDFEDNLVYNETGISYIYTNNELHAIPADSTFGIPMSLASLEESTLISEQGKQEALKDLTLPNKGFTKESSIGEFLTYYLGEELVKNQIAPVLAGVYSGDLHQLSIASTLPYLIDYKNDYGSIIKGFDANREQFVKAANKKFISFKNGLTSLIDRLEQTLTNVEIIKGVATLHVQKQEDRYTISLANGENIGADYVVLALPNEAVQSLMKDESLNRYFNQFTTASAITIYLGFDVPDAKLPADGTGYIVSHNSNVTCNAATWTSRKWKHTSRDNKLLVRLFYKSINPAYEQLRTMTDEELATVALEDVRKSLGIEEDPTVVNVTKWIDQMPKYDLAHREALQGLLQELNKNYPNLAIAGCSYFGVGIGACIQNGKKIGEELAEELSSF
- a CDS encoding globin-coupled sensor protein yields the protein MIFQKQRKTKVLDLQQYTVKMDLSNRQSMAKQIEMLNLTEQDLQYLKAFQPYVMDNVDHIVNRFYNMIGTEHHLVDIISQHSSVEKLKVTLRKHIIEMFNGIIDEEFYLRRVKIAKVHVHIGLRTQWYICAFQDLSISFIDLVEKNIEYPYDQFNTIRAISKICNFEQQLVLEAFENTVEEMKESMEHERVAIEQQIVRSSEELATISQETNHSFCCLSKQSDEIKKLAKKSLDVSTLAENEALAGRERLKNQSQNMHNIIHSLYDIEENIEQLSGMSREMETIMSVVTTIANQTNLLALNAAIEAARAGEAGKGFSVVADEVRKLSIQTKDSVTAVALLLKKTSERTEKLEYSLTNIQGEVASGEENMLQTEGQFTSILDAMTEAKEQNDCMATKIQAIVGILGELGTSFTEVTNSAEKLATFAQNLKV
- a CDS encoding bifunctional homocysteine S-methyltransferase/methylenetetrahydrofolate reductase gives rise to the protein MGLLEKLNTHVLTADGAIGTVLYGYGLEYCHEEMNVQRPELIEKIHREYIAAGADIIQTNTYGANAIKLARYGLESRVQQFNEAAITIAKRAAADGGQFVLGTIGGIRGIRKSDATLEEILATVEEQASVLLAGNPDGLLLETYYDFEELTATLKMLRAKTMLPIIAQVSMHEPGVLQNGMSLNNALHELETLGADIVGVNCRLGPHHTIQAFEGVELPEKAFMSAYPNASLLDLEDGRVVYESEADYFGRAAVELRDQGVRLIGGCCGTTPKHIAAAKKYLEELSPVHEKHAKPEKIEVVREAEPPKYEPLHEKVKRERSVIVELDTPRHLEIDGFLEGAKQLYDAGADVVMMADNSLASPRISNIAMGALLKNTHGVRPLTHITCRDRNLIGLQSHLMGLNALGIHDVLAVTGDPTKVGDFPGATSVYDVSSMELIQLIKQLNEGVSFSGKPLRKKANFSVAAAFNPNVRVLDRAVARLEKKIEHGADYFISQPVYTKEKIVEIYEATKHLQAPIYIGIMPVTSYKSAEFLHHEVPGIKLSEDALARMKACGEDKERATAEGIAIARELVEVAAQYFNGIYLITPFLRYDVTLELMKYIEQLDEQKKGVSIHG